Below is a window of Shewanella khirikhana DNA.
ACGTTCTTGTACAGGCACAACAGGCGCGACAGCGAGTGCACTGTGCGGCCAAACTTAAGGTCACCCACCATGGCGATGTGCATACCATCGATGCCCATACCGGCGTGGCTCAGTTCCTTCTGGATGGTGAACAGGTCCAGCAGCGCCTGGGTTGGATGCTCGTTGGGACCATCGCCGCCATTGATCACCGGCACCCGGCTGCCTTCGGCAAACTCACGCACCGAGTAAGCATCGGGGTGACGCATGGCAATCACGTCAGAATAGGTTGAAAGCACCCGGGCGGTATCGTACAGCGACTCACCCTTGGACAGCGACGAAGATGCCATACCCACGGTTTCGGCCACCCGGCCACCCAGCAGGTTAAAGGCACAGCCAAAGCTGACCCGGGTACGGGTGCTTGGCTCAAAAAACAGGTTGCCCAAAATCGCACCATCCAGCACCCGGGTACGCTTTTCCCGTAACGCATAGGGCGTCATACGCTCGGCAACACTGAAAATGGTTTGAATGGAGTCCAGATTGAACTGGTTTACGGAGAGGATGTGAGATCCCTTGAACTGAGTCATCAGCCGGCTTTCCAATTGCTGCGGACCGGAGCGCACAAGGGCGATTCCGACCCTGGGTTATGTAGGGTTTGGCTGAGGCGCAACTATAGCAGAAGGGCGCACGCTTTGAAATGGCGGCAGCTAAATTACCTGCGGGTTATCACACCTGACCGGAACGGATTTCCTGTTGCAGCTTGGTCCAGCTGATCACCCCAACAAGATTATCTTTATCTCCCTGATAAATATAAACTTCGCCAGTTCGTTTCGGTGAAAGGATCTCGTAGGCTTCGTTGAGGGTTGCGGTATCCGGCAGTCCCTGCATCGGTTGGCGCGACAAGGTAGTGCTGTCTTCAAAGGATTGCATCTCGAGGCGCAGCATCTGAATTTCGCCCTCAGCGCTTCGCACCATCACCGGGCGACCCTCGGCGCGTTTCATCACTTCCAGCAGCAGCTCATCATCATTTTTCACCACCACAAAGCGCCTGTCCATCAGGGCGCGCACGCCGGTTTTTTGCAGCCCCTGATTCACCGGCGGCACCTTGTAGCCAAGGCCCATGATGTCCAGCTGGCGGAAAAACACCGACTCGGTTTGAAACCACTGATAGGCGACCAGGAAGGCCGGAATGGTCACAAACATGGCCGGCAAAATAATGGAGGCATCGTTGGTGAGCTCCAGCAGCGCCACCAAAGCCGCCAGCGGCGCGCTCAAACACACCCCCATCATGGCGGTCATGCCGATTACTGTGTAGAGCCCCACGTAAGGCGCAATGGAGGGGAACAGCATGGCACTGATAAGCGCCAGAATGCCCCCAAGCAGCGCACCTATGCCGTAGAGGGGGCCGATAAGGCCGCCGGGAATACCCAGGCCAATGGCGGCTATGGTGGCGGCCATCTTGCCAATCAGCACGGCAATCAGTAGCAACAGGCCGGGGTTTTCGGCAATCACCGCATTGATGGCCAAATCCCCTGAGCCCAGCGCCTGGGGCAGGGCTATGCCTATGATGGTGGTGATGCTGCCTGCCAGCAGCAAGCGGACTATCAGGGGCCAGTGCTGGCCGGTGGCGGTGACTTTTAGCAAGGTCCAGTTAAAGGCCGCGGCAGCCAGCCCAAGCCCCAGGCCACCCAATGCCAGCAGTGGATAGTGGTCCAGTGGAATATGAATAACCTGAATGCTGTCGTATTCGTGCACGTTGCCAAACACCAGCTGGCTCGACACCGCGCCGCAGATGGCAGAAATCATGATGGGGAAGAAGTAGTGGATTTTGTACTCCCGCACCACCACTTCGAACACAAACACCACCGCCGCCAGCGGGGCGTTAAAGGTGGCGGCGATACCAGCTGCAATGCCACTGGCGCACATGATACGCACGCTGTTATCGGGGAGTTTGAATTTTTCGGCCAGCACACTGGCACTGACGGCGCCCAGGTGGATAGCCGGGCCTTCGCGGCCAACGGAGAAGTTGGTGGCAAGGGCAAACAGCGCCTGGAAGAACTGACCCGGGGCCGATTGCAGCGGGATCTTGCCGTAATGCATCTTGAAGCGGTGCAGCACATAGGCAATGCCCATCCGCCGGTAACGTTTGGAGCCAATGGTCGCCACCAACCAAATCAGCAGCGCGCCGAGCAGTGGCAGCAGCGCCCGCCAGTCATAGACCACATCGTTGATGTCCATGTTCTCGACACCCGTGTAGTGGTTGGCTCCCTCCAGCATCAGCCGGAACACAATAATCACCAGCGAGGCGATGATGGCGAAACACAGCGCCAGCGCACAAAGCTGCAAGCTGATCCGTGCCTCGGACAGCTTGTCTCTGAGTTCAGTGTTAACATACCTGTGGGTGAGGCGGCGCATCGCCTCGAGCCGGGTCTTGATCTTCATGCCTGCCTTGTGGCCTCGGGCGCTGGCCTTTGCCCTGCCTTAGCTGCTATTCTGCCCCGTCTCCGGATTGTTCCGGAGCCTTACTGTTCGACTAAGAGGCTGTTATTCAATGGCGAATTATCAACGTTGGCTCGATCGGCTGCAAGTGATGGAGCGCAAATTCCGCCCTTCGAGCTGGTATTTATTTTTGTTGATGCTGGTCGCTTTTTTGCTTGGTGCCCTCAGCTACCATCTCACGCTGTCGCTGGATCAGCCAGTACTGAATTTGGGCGGCGGTAAAAGCAAACAATTGGCCGAGCAGCTCAACAAGCAAAATCAGCTGCTGGCGAGCCGTACCCTGGAGCTGTCGCTGGAGAAAGAAGCCAACAGCCAGATGCAGGCCATGTTTGCCGAGCAGGCCACCAAACAGCGTGAGCTGGAGCGGGAGTTAGCGTTTTACCGCGCGGTAATGGCCCCCAATGAGAACGCCGAAGGGGTGACTATCCACGGGATGGAGCTGCTGCCTGCGGCGGCCGATGGCCAGCAGCGTATCAAGGTGGTGCTCACCCAGCTGCAAAAGCGTCGGCAAAACATCAAAGGCAAACTGGAGCTGACGTTCACGGGACTGGTAGACAACCAGCCGTCCAATCTGGCGCTGGAAGATGTGGGTGGCCAGCTGGAACCCTTTGATTTTCGTTATTTCCAGGTGCTGGAAACACCGGTGAGCCTGCCTGAAGGCTTTCAGCTGACCGGCATCAAGGCCAAACTGAAAGTCACTAAAGGCCAGCACAACAAAGCGGCACAGGCAGAACAGGAATTCAGCTTGCCAATGCTCACGGGTGAGACAAAAGAGCCCGGTATAATACTTGAACAAAATAGTCAGGTAACGGATAATTCCGACCAGCAATCTGAAGTACGAGGTAGTAATGACTGAACAAGCTGACGTAGCCATGCCCATCTCTTTCACCGATGCGGCCGCTGCCAAGGTTAAGGCCCTTCTCGACGAAG
It encodes the following:
- a CDS encoding aspartate carbamoyltransferase, whose translation is MTQFKGSHILSVNQFNLDSIQTIFSVAERMTPYALREKRTRVLDGAILGNLFFEPSTRTRVSFGCAFNLLGGRVAETVGMASSSLSKGESLYDTARVLSTYSDVIAMRHPDAYSVREFAEGSRVPVINGGDGPNEHPTQALLDLFTIQKELSHAGMGIDGMHIAMVGDLKFGRTVHSLSRLLCLYKNVSFTLISPKELAMPDYVIADIENAGHKVTITDQLEGNLDQADILYLTRIQEERFPSQDEANKYRGKFRLNRSIYTQHCKSNTVIMHPLPRDSRAQANELDNDLNSHPNLAIFRQADNGLLIRMALFALTLGVDEQLEKYECPVNWYSRKADF
- a CDS encoding chloride channel protein, translating into MKIKTRLEAMRRLTHRYVNTELRDKLSEARISLQLCALALCFAIIASLVIIVFRLMLEGANHYTGVENMDINDVVYDWRALLPLLGALLIWLVATIGSKRYRRMGIAYVLHRFKMHYGKIPLQSAPGQFFQALFALATNFSVGREGPAIHLGAVSASVLAEKFKLPDNSVRIMCASGIAAGIAATFNAPLAAVVFVFEVVVREYKIHYFFPIMISAICGAVSSQLVFGNVHEYDSIQVIHIPLDHYPLLALGGLGLGLAAAAFNWTLLKVTATGQHWPLIVRLLLAGSITTIIGIALPQALGSGDLAINAVIAENPGLLLLIAVLIGKMAATIAAIGLGIPGGLIGPLYGIGALLGGILALISAMLFPSIAPYVGLYTVIGMTAMMGVCLSAPLAALVALLELTNDASIILPAMFVTIPAFLVAYQWFQTESVFFRQLDIMGLGYKVPPVNQGLQKTGVRALMDRRFVVVKNDDELLLEVMKRAEGRPVMVRSAEGEIQMLRLEMQSFEDSTTLSRQPMQGLPDTATLNEAYEILSPKRTGEVYIYQGDKDNLVGVISWTKLQQEIRSGQV
- a CDS encoding DUF6776 family protein — its product is MANYQRWLDRLQVMERKFRPSSWYLFLLMLVAFLLGALSYHLTLSLDQPVLNLGGGKSKQLAEQLNKQNQLLASRTLELSLEKEANSQMQAMFAEQATKQRELERELAFYRAVMAPNENAEGVTIHGMELLPAAADGQQRIKVVLTQLQKRRQNIKGKLELTFTGLVDNQPSNLALEDVGGQLEPFDFRYFQVLETPVSLPEGFQLTGIKAKLKVTKGQHNKAAQAEQEFSLPMLTGETKEPGIILEQNSQVTDNSDQQSEVRGSND